One stretch of Bosea vaviloviae DNA includes these proteins:
- a CDS encoding ABC transporter permease — protein sequence MFRFLALRAGRAILTLLICVSAVFIALRLAGDPADIMLSIDTPPDVRAYYRDLWGLDQPLHQQYLRYLLSAARGDFGASFADDRPAFAAVLEALPKTALLGTSALLLALLVGLPLGVLAALRHNSVIDRLAMASAVFGYAIPIFFLGILLILLFALKLRVLPSAGSDTPAHLILPMVTLGLPLAGRLARFARTSTLEVLGKPFIRAARGRGVMPFGVIIRHALPNASVPLLMFLGIEIGGILAGSAVVETIFAWPGVGRLLVDSVATRDLAVVQAVILTITVIMISANLLVDILHILIDPRLGGFRQAGGARA from the coding sequence ATGTTTCGGTTCCTGGCCCTGCGCGCGGGGCGCGCCATTCTCACGCTTCTCATCTGCGTCTCGGCGGTCTTCATCGCGCTGCGCCTGGCGGGTGATCCCGCCGACATCATGCTCTCGATCGACACGCCCCCGGATGTGCGCGCCTATTACCGCGATCTCTGGGGCCTCGATCAGCCGCTCCACCAGCAATATCTGCGCTATCTGCTCAGCGCTGCCAGGGGTGATTTCGGCGCCTCCTTCGCCGATGACCGGCCGGCCTTCGCTGCTGTTCTCGAGGCCCTGCCGAAGACGGCGCTGCTCGGGACATCAGCGCTCCTGCTGGCCTTGCTGGTCGGCCTGCCGCTCGGCGTGCTGGCGGCGCTGAGGCACAACAGCGTCATCGACAGGCTGGCCATGGCCTCGGCTGTGTTCGGCTATGCCATCCCGATCTTCTTCCTCGGCATCCTGCTGATCCTGCTGTTCGCGCTGAAACTGCGCGTCCTGCCCTCGGCAGGGTCGGACACACCGGCCCATCTCATCCTACCGATGGTGACGCTCGGACTGCCGCTGGCGGGCCGGCTCGCCCGTTTCGCGCGGACCTCGACGCTGGAGGTGCTCGGCAAGCCCTTCATCCGCGCGGCGCGCGGGCGCGGCGTGATGCCCTTCGGCGTCATCATCCGCCACGCCTTGCCGAATGCGTCGGTGCCGCTCCTGATGTTCCTCGGCATCGAGATCGGCGGCATTCTCGCCGGCAGCGCCGTGGTCGAGACGATCTTCGCCTGGCCCGGCGTCGGCCGCTTGCTGGTCGATTCGGTGGCGACGCGCGACCTTGCCGTGGTGCAGGCGGTGATTCTCACTATCACGGTGATCATGATCTCAGCCAATCTGCTCGTCGACATCCTGCATATCCTGATCGACCCCCGTCTGGGCGGCTTCCGGCAGGCTGGGGGAGCACGGGCATGA
- a CDS encoding ABC transporter permease, producing MTTGLDSAALALPPLRSRPARAAMSPIVKASAAFLLLTVLVALLADWLAPIHFTTQNLAARLRPPLSEGGGMTYWLGTDQLGRDILSRLIFAIRTSILIAVLGTLIGAVFGTLLGFVAARFKGLVDQGIMMLVDAQAAIPALFLALTMLAFFGNNILLFIILVSIDGWDRYTRLTRGLVVSEQESEYINAVEALGARPVRVIMRHLLPNIVAALVVQATLNFPGTILLETSLSFLGLGVQPPGTSLGLMLGEGRRYLLNAWWIAVFPGLTIFLTTLSMSLFGDWLRDRFDPTVDRG from the coding sequence ATGACGACGGGGCTCGATAGCGCGGCTCTCGCGCTGCCGCCGCTTCGCTCCCGCCCGGCGCGGGCGGCGATGTCGCCCATCGTCAAAGCGTCGGCGGCGTTCCTCCTGCTCACCGTGCTCGTCGCGCTGCTCGCCGACTGGCTGGCGCCGATCCACTTCACCACCCAGAACCTCGCCGCGCGCTTGCGTCCGCCTTTGTCCGAGGGCGGCGGCATGACCTATTGGCTCGGCACCGACCAGCTCGGGCGCGATATCTTGAGCCGGTTGATCTTCGCCATCCGCACCTCGATCCTGATCGCGGTGCTCGGCACCTTGATCGGGGCTGTCTTCGGCACGCTGCTCGGTTTTGTGGCAGCGCGGTTCAAGGGGCTCGTCGATCAGGGCATCATGATGCTGGTCGATGCGCAGGCGGCGATCCCGGCGCTGTTCCTGGCGCTGACGATGCTGGCCTTCTTCGGCAACAACATCCTGCTCTTCATCATCCTGGTCAGCATCGACGGCTGGGACCGTTATACCAGGCTGACGCGGGGCCTCGTCGTCTCCGAGCAGGAGAGCGAATACATCAATGCGGTGGAGGCATTGGGCGCGCGCCCGGTGCGGGTGATCATGCGCCATCTCCTGCCCAACATCGTCGCGGCGCTGGTGGTGCAGGCGACGCTGAATTTTCCAGGCACGATCCTGCTCGAAACCTCGCTCTCCTTCCTGGGGCTGGGCGTGCAGCCGCCAGGCACCTCGCTCGGCCTGATGCTGGGCGAGGGGCGGCGTTATCTGCTCAACGCCTGGTGGATCGCGGTCTTCCCCGGGCTCACCATCTTCCTGACGACCCTGTCGATGAGCCTGTTCGGCGACTGGCTGCGCGACAGGTTCGATCCCACGGTCGATCGGGGGTAA
- a CDS encoding glycerophosphodiester phosphodiesterase, with the protein MSAQPPASGRPLVIAHRGGALLAPENTAEAFRAAAAAGADMVETDLRLTVDAVLVCLHDADLKRLCGDPRAVAEIDLATIRRLLPSVMTLQDAIAASAPLGLLLDVKLTERAVVSRILPRILAELSEAGAAGRILLGLRDLDLIAMARAQAREVALLAFAADPDSAARARAAGANWFRLWQGTATAKRAAAVRAEGLKLAVMVGQPRSVALPDYPPFPVGRVDREGLDRLLALSPDAVLLDDPRLLVEARAGHADVTGLSPG; encoded by the coding sequence GTGTCCGCACAACCGCCGGCTTCGGGACGTCCGCTCGTCATCGCTCATCGCGGTGGGGCGCTGCTCGCGCCCGAGAATACGGCAGAGGCCTTTCGGGCAGCGGCGGCTGCCGGAGCCGACATGGTCGAGACGGACCTGCGGCTGACAGTCGATGCTGTGCTGGTCTGCCTGCACGATGCCGATCTGAAACGCCTCTGCGGTGATCCCCGCGCGGTGGCGGAGATCGACCTCGCCACCATTCGCCGCCTGCTGCCGTCGGTGATGACGTTGCAGGACGCCATCGCGGCCTCGGCTCCGCTCGGGCTGCTGCTCGACGTGAAGCTGACCGAGCGCGCCGTCGTTTCGCGCATCCTGCCGCGTATCCTGGCGGAGCTGAGCGAAGCCGGCGCGGCCGGGCGCATACTGCTCGGTCTGCGCGATCTCGATCTCATCGCCATGGCGCGCGCTCAGGCGCGCGAGGTCGCGCTGCTCGCTTTCGCTGCCGATCCCGACTCCGCCGCAAGGGCTCGCGCTGCCGGCGCAAACTGGTTCCGGCTATGGCAAGGCACTGCTACGGCAAAACGCGCGGCTGCGGTTCGGGCCGAGGGCTTGAAGCTTGCGGTCATGGTCGGCCAGCCGCGTTCGGTGGCCTTGCCGGACTATCCGCCTTTCCCGGTCGGACGTGTCGATCGTGAGGGGCTCGATCGGTTGCTTGCACTGTCGCCGGACGCGGTCCTGCTCGACGATCCGCGCCTGCTGGTCGAAGCCCGCGCCGGGCATGCCGATGTCACCGGATTGTCGCCTGGCTGA
- a CDS encoding ABC transporter substrate-binding protein: MVTMSRVTISRRRFLEGAIATPIALNAQPGFAAGETRPNFTVAVADLPATLEPARELSNVGTRVTYSIFDTLIRRDFLGTADGGGSELKPHLATKWERVSPQELIVTLRQGVKFHNGDELTSEDVAYTFRDGRLWGDKAQIPGGKAYFGVLAGVEPIDRYSVRFRTRTPDVLLEQRLASWCAWIVNKRAYEAMGFEAYSRKPVATGPYRVVSHSAADATVLEAFDDYFMARPSAKRVIFKRVPELAARVAGLVAGDYDLITNIPPDQMSIVADYKDIDVRSVVLANVHVLAFNDQDKLLSDKRIRQALVCAIDRQKLVDTLWQGTALVPASHNFPEYGEMFVEGRKLPYDPARAKALLKQAGYKGEPVVYRTMANYYTNALEAAQVLVEQWKAVGLNASLQVVENSAQLRGAGSQIFNWSNSTRLPDPLGSIWVAWGPAGEIQVSKFWSSAGAFNKAGNALEAEIDPVKRKALFTEMLEIWEDEAPATILYQPSEAYAIKKSIAWRPTTFYFMDLRPDNLSFGRS, from the coding sequence ATGGTCACGATGTCCCGGGTCACGATATCCCGCCGCCGCTTCCTGGAAGGCGCGATCGCCACCCCCATCGCGCTCAACGCCCAGCCGGGCTTCGCCGCCGGCGAGACCCGCCCGAATTTCACCGTAGCTGTCGCCGATCTGCCGGCGACGCTGGAGCCGGCCCGTGAACTCTCCAATGTCGGCACGCGCGTCACCTATTCGATCTTCGACACGCTGATCCGGCGCGATTTCCTCGGTACGGCCGATGGCGGCGGCTCGGAGCTCAAGCCGCATCTCGCGACCAAATGGGAGCGTGTCTCGCCGCAGGAATTGATCGTCACGCTGCGCCAGGGCGTGAAGTTCCATAACGGCGACGAACTCACTTCCGAGGATGTCGCCTATACCTTTCGTGACGGCCGCCTTTGGGGCGACAAGGCCCAGATCCCGGGCGGCAAGGCTTATTTCGGCGTGCTGGCCGGCGTCGAGCCGATTGACCGCTACAGCGTGCGTTTCCGTACCAGGACACCCGACGTCTTGCTGGAGCAGCGGCTCGCCTCCTGGTGCGCCTGGATCGTCAACAAGCGCGCCTATGAGGCGATGGGCTTCGAGGCCTATTCGAGAAAGCCCGTCGCGACCGGCCCCTACCGGGTCGTGTCGCACAGCGCCGCCGACGCGACCGTGCTCGAGGCCTTCGACGATTATTTCATGGCCAGGCCGTCGGCCAAACGCGTCATCTTCAAGCGCGTGCCGGAACTGGCCGCCCGCGTCGCCGGGCTCGTGGCGGGTGACTACGACCTCATCACCAATATTCCGCCGGACCAGATGAGCATCGTCGCCGACTACAAGGACATCGACGTGCGCTCGGTCGTGCTGGCGAACGTGCATGTGCTCGCCTTCAACGACCAGGACAAGCTGCTTTCCGACAAGCGCATCCGCCAGGCGCTGGTCTGCGCCATCGACCGCCAGAAGCTCGTCGACACGCTGTGGCAGGGCACGGCCCTGGTGCCGGCCAGCCACAATTTCCCCGAATACGGCGAGATGTTCGTCGAGGGGCGCAAGCTGCCCTATGACCCAGCGAGGGCGAAGGCGCTGCTGAAGCAGGCAGGCTACAAGGGCGAGCCGGTCGTCTACCGGACGATGGCCAACTACTACACCAACGCGCTCGAAGCCGCGCAGGTCCTGGTCGAGCAATGGAAGGCGGTTGGCCTCAACGCCTCGCTGCAGGTCGTCGAGAACTCGGCCCAGTTGCGCGGCGCCGGTTCGCAGATCTTCAATTGGTCGAACTCGACCCGCCTGCCCGACCCGCTTGGCTCGATCTGGGTGGCCTGGGGACCGGCCGGCGAGATCCAGGTCTCGAAGTTCTGGAGCTCGGCGGGGGCCTTCAACAAGGCCGGCAATGCGCTCGAGGCCGAGATCGATCCGGTGAAGCGCAAGGCCCTCTTCACCGAGATGCTCGAGATCTGGGAGGACGAGGCGCCGGCCACGATCCTCTACCAGCCGAGCGAAGCCTACGCGATCAAGAAGTCGATCGCCTGGCGGCCGACCACCTTCTATTTCATGGATCTGCGGCCCGACAACCTGTCCTTCGGCCGCAGCTGA
- a CDS encoding alkaline phosphatase family protein, giving the protein MAQSEQATTDRVIVAVFDGLRPDMVTPELTPNILRLAARGTWFRQARSVFPSLTRVCTSAIATGAPPTTHGIVGNAFYHAAAMPEHVFDTGRVDHLRRIEAHHGGRLLDVDTFGDVLARAGRRLAVVHTGSPGSAHFINPRARDNGHWTFSMHGADGTQTPHAVAEALEKIGPLPEREMPRLGELRYAARLMVEHVLPVLAPDVALVWFNEPDTTFHYKGLGSPEAKAGLQEADKAFGAILDWVDAQPDAERIAVIVASDHGQISTRAIHPLFDDARQAGFAVAQRDEFDGAAFVATGGISGEIRRLNDERDGVERIAHWLMQQPAVGHVFSPARNEVDGVVGGSLSLALLGNGHERQPDLMFILKSDLAADQYGLPGLGTMTPGDVPLGGGMHGGINPHELNTVLIVAAETTEGRGSLSSAPAGIIDIGPTVLGLLGIAPAQTMQGRNLARPAREEARIARHSAGRGGFSQHVDIVEQDGRRFILGGGH; this is encoded by the coding sequence ATGGCGCAGAGTGAACAGGCGACCACTGACCGGGTGATCGTGGCAGTGTTCGATGGTCTCCGGCCCGACATGGTGACGCCCGAGCTAACGCCGAACATCCTGCGCCTGGCGGCGCGCGGCACCTGGTTTCGGCAGGCGCGCAGTGTCTTCCCCTCACTGACGCGCGTCTGCACGAGCGCGATCGCCACCGGCGCGCCGCCGACCACGCATGGCATCGTCGGCAACGCCTTCTACCATGCCGCCGCCATGCCCGAGCATGTCTTCGACACCGGCCGGGTCGACCATCTTCGCCGGATCGAAGCCCATCATGGCGGGCGCCTCCTCGATGTGGATACCTTCGGCGACGTTCTCGCCCGCGCCGGGCGGCGGCTTGCCGTGGTGCATACGGGTTCGCCCGGCTCGGCGCATTTCATCAACCCCCGCGCCCGCGACAATGGCCACTGGACCTTCTCGATGCATGGCGCCGACGGCACCCAGACGCCCCATGCAGTGGCCGAGGCGCTGGAGAAAATCGGCCCGCTGCCGGAGCGCGAGATGCCGCGCCTGGGCGAGTTGCGCTACGCCGCGCGGCTGATGGTCGAGCATGTCTTGCCGGTGCTCGCTCCGGATGTCGCGCTGGTCTGGTTCAACGAGCCCGACACGACCTTCCACTACAAGGGCCTCGGCTCGCCCGAAGCCAAGGCCGGGCTGCAGGAAGCCGACAAGGCCTTCGGCGCCATCCTGGACTGGGTCGACGCCCAGCCGGATGCGGAGCGCATCGCCGTCATCGTTGCCTCCGACCACGGCCAGATCTCGACCCGCGCCATCCACCCACTCTTCGACGACGCCCGCCAAGCGGGTTTTGCGGTCGCCCAGCGCGACGAATTCGATGGCGCGGCCTTCGTCGCCACCGGCGGCATCAGCGGCGAGATCCGCCGCCTCAACGACGAGCGCGACGGCGTTGAACGCATCGCCCATTGGCTGATGCAGCAGCCGGCCGTCGGGCATGTCTTCTCGCCCGCCCGCAACGAGGTCGATGGCGTGGTGGGCGGCAGCTTGTCCCTCGCGCTGCTGGGCAATGGGCATGAGCGCCAGCCGGACCTGATGTTCATCCTGAAATCGGATCTCGCGGCCGACCAATACGGCCTGCCGGGCCTGGGAACGATGACGCCGGGCGACGTGCCGCTCGGCGGCGGCATGCATGGCGGCATCAATCCGCACGAGCTCAACACCGTGCTCATCGTCGCAGCCGAGACGACGGAGGGGCGCGGCTCCCTGTCCTCAGCGCCCGCCGGCATCATCGATATCGGCCCGACCGTCCTCGGCCTGCTCGGGATAGCCCCGGCGCAGACCATGCAGGGCCGAAACCTCGCCCGCCCCGCCCGCGAGGAGGCACGCATCGCACGCCATTCGGCCGGTCGCGGCGGCTTCAGCCAGCATGTCGATATCGTCGAGCAGGATGGCCGCCGCTTCATCCTGGGCGGCGGGCACTGA
- a CDS encoding ABC transporter ATP-binding protein, with protein MSALLTVKDLARHYPVAGERGERRLLHAVDGVSFSLDARRTLGIVGESGCGKSTTAKLVLGLLAASSGRIDFAGEPVTAVRDARWRAMRRSMQMVPQDPLAALDRRLTVGEQVVEPLQIHDLETGPGARQERALSLFEAVGLRPDLFHRYPHELSGGQRQRVVLARALVLDPRLVVCDEPISALDVSVAAQVINLLQDLQGRFGMAYLFISHDLKVVRQIADEVAVMYLGRIVEQGPPDALFHAPAHPYTEALVSAVPTPWRRMRERIVLSGDPPNPVDRPSGCAFHPRCPRAMARCATDAPALRRVADGRLAACHLAPAVDSPVAVAA; from the coding sequence ATGAGCGCGCTTCTGACGGTGAAGGATCTGGCGCGGCACTATCCCGTCGCTGGCGAGCGCGGCGAGCGGCGCCTGCTGCACGCTGTCGATGGGGTGAGCTTCTCGCTCGACGCCCGCCGCACGCTCGGCATCGTCGGCGAGTCGGGCTGCGGCAAGTCGACCACGGCCAAGCTGGTGCTGGGCCTGCTCGCGGCTTCCTCCGGCCGGATCGATTTTGCCGGCGAGCCGGTCACGGCGGTGCGCGATGCCAGATGGCGCGCCATGCGCCGTTCCATGCAGATGGTCCCCCAGGACCCGCTGGCGGCGCTCGACCGGCGCCTGACGGTCGGAGAGCAGGTCGTCGAGCCGCTGCAGATCCACGATCTCGAAACCGGCCCTGGGGCGCGGCAGGAGCGGGCGCTGTCGCTGTTCGAGGCGGTGGGGCTGCGTCCCGACCTGTTTCACCGATATCCGCATGAATTATCGGGCGGCCAGCGCCAACGCGTGGTGCTGGCGCGCGCGCTGGTGCTCGACCCCAGGCTCGTGGTCTGCGACGAGCCGATCTCGGCGCTCGACGTTTCCGTCGCGGCGCAGGTCATCAACCTGCTGCAGGATCTGCAGGGGCGCTTCGGCATGGCCTATCTCTTCATCAGCCACGACCTCAAGGTGGTGCGCCAGATCGCCGACGAGGTTGCCGTGATGTATCTCGGCCGCATCGTCGAGCAGGGGCCGCCCGATGCGCTGTTCCATGCACCGGCCCATCCCTATACCGAGGCGCTGGTCTCGGCGGTGCCGACGCCCTGGCGGCGCATGCGCGAGCGCATCGTGCTGTCGGGCGATCCGCCCAATCCGGTTGACCGGCCAAGCGGCTGCGCCTTTCATCCGCGCTGCCCGCGCGCCATGGCGCGGTGCGCGACGGACGCTCCGGCCCTGCGGCGCGTGGCGGATGGGCGGCTCGCCGCCTGCCATCTCGCGCCGGCGGTCGACAGCCCGGTTGCCGTAGCCGCCTGA
- a CDS encoding ABC transporter ATP-binding protein — MRSSAAMSDAPTHHSTPQEVSPSAIPRSGGTTPPSPPLLALEAFTVSFRNGHGATRVVHGVDLTLAPGEALGIVGESGCGKSVTWLAALRLLGKGVATSGKVLLSGQDITHLGEREIARIRGGRIGLIFQDPTSSLNPVHRIGTQIGEALRLHRGLSSAAGQAEALRLLDRVGIADAPRRLRQYPHELSGGMNQRVMIAIALAGEPDVLVADEPTTALDATIQAQILDLIRDIRRDTGMGLVLISHDLGVVADLCDRVAVMYAGRVVETAATSTLLHQPHHPYTRGLLAALPELEGPRLRLTPVPGTVPSPDAMPPGCAFAPRCASAAAICQIEPPPLAPVGGVRQSACLRLDALPRWQGSPEQRASDQREQRLDELVGLSS, encoded by the coding sequence ATGCGTAGTTCGGCCGCCATGAGCGACGCTCCGACACATCACTCGACCCCGCAGGAGGTCTCGCCCTCCGCGATCCCTCGCTCGGGGGGCACGACACCGCCTTCTCCCCCGCTGTTGGCGCTGGAGGCCTTCACGGTCTCGTTCCGCAACGGCCATGGCGCGACCCGGGTCGTGCATGGCGTCGATCTCACGCTTGCACCGGGGGAGGCGCTCGGCATCGTCGGCGAATCCGGCTGCGGCAAGAGCGTCACCTGGCTTGCGGCCTTGCGGCTTCTCGGCAAGGGCGTCGCCACCTCGGGCAAGGTTCTGCTCTCGGGCCAGGACATCACGCATCTCGGCGAGCGCGAGATCGCGCGCATCCGCGGCGGCCGGATCGGCCTGATCTTCCAGGATCCGACGAGTTCGCTCAATCCGGTGCATCGCATCGGCACGCAGATCGGCGAGGCGCTGCGACTGCATCGCGGCCTCTCCAGCGCGGCCGGGCAGGCGGAAGCGCTACGCCTGCTCGACCGTGTCGGCATCGCCGACGCGCCGCGCCGGCTGCGGCAATACCCGCATGAATTGTCGGGCGGCATGAACCAGCGCGTGATGATCGCGATCGCGCTGGCCGGCGAGCCCGACGTGCTGGTCGCCGACGAGCCGACGACCGCGCTCGACGCCACCATCCAGGCCCAGATCCTCGATCTCATCCGAGACATCCGCCGCGATACCGGCATGGGCCTCGTGCTGATCTCGCATGATCTCGGCGTCGTGGCCGATCTCTGCGACCGTGTCGCCGTCATGTATGCCGGCCGCGTCGTGGAGACCGCAGCGACCTCGACGCTGCTGCATCAGCCGCACCATCCCTATACGCGAGGGCTGCTCGCCGCCCTGCCGGAGCTGGAGGGGCCACGCCTGCGCCTGACGCCGGTGCCCGGCACGGTGCCCTCGCCCGATGCGATGCCGCCAGGCTGCGCCTTCGCGCCGCGCTGCGCCTCGGCTGCCGCCATCTGCCAAATCGAGCCGCCGCCGCTCGCACCAGTGGGCGGCGTCCGCCAATCCGCCTGCCTGCGGCTCGATGCCTTGCCGCGCTGGCAAGGCAGCCCGGAGCAGCGGGCCTCGGATCAGCGTGAGCAGCGCCTGGACGAGCTTGTCGGGCTGTCGTCATGA
- a CDS encoding methyl-accepting chemotaxis protein, whose translation MKKLFLFRLPIATRLAIVGVLIVGAAVAASVLVSIHAADKAMRERAQSSLSVNINLLRDILVAKGEPRLEGDKLYFGAEPVNGNFAAVDKVKALAGSVATVFMGDVRVATNVQKPDGSRAVGTKLAAGSAYDSVFKDRKTYSGAADILGLPYFTIYEPIIQKSNNQVIGILFVGIRQADFLVVIDEMIWGNVIAGLLIALVGGAVLLLVLRRMMKPLGSLKAAMHRLASGDIEATIPVIRSRDEIAAMADAVGVLRSAAIEKAALETAAVAQARLIEDTRRATEAERLTGAQQQLEQAKELENVVTELARGLAELSYGNLTHRIEIAVPAAYEQLRDDFNTTVDRLSSTVRTIQTTSADVGLAAREITMGADDLSKRTEEQASSLEETAATTEELAASVKASAQASKNAAAIATEAMQAAQTGGTIATEAVAAMARIESASQKISDIIRVIDDIAFQTNLLALNAAVEAARAGDAGKGFAVVASEVRTLAQRSSAAAKDISGLISSSNMEVDAGVKLVRQAGDALTQILAASQKVAATIAEISAASGEQANGIDEMSQAVAHLDEMTQANAALSEQSAASASSLSSRIGELNNLVAAFRTGPEAATGSSANYAPAPVRATASGTASEPERLRKLAEAAFGQSRAQAPARSAPVPARASAPAKRAVNGRANDAGWEEF comes from the coding sequence ATGAAGAAGCTCTTTCTATTTCGGCTGCCGATCGCGACCCGCCTGGCTATCGTCGGGGTCCTTATCGTGGGCGCGGCGGTGGCCGCATCCGTCCTGGTTTCGATCCATGCCGCCGACAAGGCGATGCGCGAGCGGGCGCAGTCCAGCCTCTCGGTCAACATCAACCTGCTGCGCGATATCCTCGTCGCCAAGGGCGAGCCGAGGCTGGAGGGCGACAAGCTCTATTTCGGTGCTGAGCCGGTGAATGGCAATTTCGCTGCCGTCGACAAGGTCAAGGCGCTGGCCGGCAGCGTGGCGACGGTCTTCATGGGCGATGTGCGCGTTGCCACCAACGTGCAGAAGCCCGACGGCTCGCGCGCCGTCGGCACCAAGCTCGCTGCGGGCTCCGCCTATGACAGCGTGTTCAAGGATCGAAAGACCTATTCCGGCGCGGCCGACATTCTGGGCCTGCCCTATTTCACGATCTATGAGCCGATCATCCAGAAATCGAACAACCAGGTCATCGGCATCCTGTTCGTCGGCATCAGGCAGGCCGACTTCCTGGTCGTGATCGACGAGATGATCTGGGGCAACGTGATCGCCGGATTGCTGATCGCGTTGGTGGGCGGCGCCGTGCTGCTGCTGGTCCTGCGCCGCATGATGAAGCCGCTGGGCAGCCTGAAGGCGGCGATGCACCGGCTTGCTTCGGGCGATATCGAGGCGACCATCCCCGTCATCCGCAGCCGCGACGAGATCGCGGCGATGGCCGATGCGGTCGGCGTCCTGCGCAGCGCCGCGATCGAGAAGGCGGCGCTTGAAACCGCTGCCGTCGCGCAAGCGCGCCTGATCGAAGACACCCGCCGCGCGACCGAAGCCGAGCGTCTGACGGGAGCACAGCAGCAGCTCGAGCAGGCGAAGGAGCTGGAGAATGTCGTCACGGAGCTGGCTCGCGGCCTCGCCGAACTGTCCTATGGCAACCTGACGCATCGCATCGAGATCGCGGTTCCGGCGGCCTATGAGCAGCTTCGCGACGACTTCAACACCACCGTCGATCGCCTGTCCTCGACGGTGCGTACGATCCAGACGACCTCTGCGGATGTGGGCTTGGCCGCCCGCGAGATCACCATGGGTGCTGACGATCTGTCGAAGCGCACCGAGGAGCAGGCGAGCTCGCTGGAGGAGACCGCAGCCACGACCGAGGAGCTCGCAGCCTCGGTGAAGGCCTCGGCCCAGGCCTCGAAGAACGCCGCCGCGATCGCGACCGAGGCCATGCAGGCGGCGCAGACCGGCGGCACGATCGCGACCGAAGCCGTGGCTGCGATGGCCCGGATCGAGAGCGCCTCGCAGAAGATCTCCGACATCATCCGGGTGATCGACGACATCGCCTTCCAGACCAACCTCCTGGCGCTGAACGCGGCGGTCGAGGCGGCACGCGCCGGTGATGCCGGCAAGGGCTTTGCCGTCGTCGCCTCGGAGGTCCGCACGCTGGCGCAGCGTTCAAGCGCCGCCGCCAAGGATATCTCCGGCCTGATCTCGTCCTCCAACATGGAGGTCGATGCCGGCGTCAAGCTGGTGCGCCAGGCCGGCGACGCCCTGACCCAGATCCTGGCGGCCTCGCAGAAGGTCGCGGCGACCATCGCCGAGATCTCGGCGGCGTCTGGCGAACAGGCCAACGGCATCGACGAGATGAGCCAGGCTGTCGCCCATCTCGACGAGATGACGCAGGCCAATGCGGCGCTCTCCGAACAAAGCGCGGCCTCCGCCTCCTCGCTGTCCTCGCGCATCGGTGAGCTCAACAACCTCGTCGCGGCCTTCAGGACTGGCCCTGAGGCTGCAACCGGCTCATCGGCCAATTACGCCCCGGCCCCAGTGAGGGCTACAGCGTCCGGCACGGCTTCCGAGCCCGAGCGCCTGCGTAAGCTCGCCGAAGCCGCCTTCGGGCAATCCCGGGCGCAGGCTCCAGCCAGATCCGCTCCCGTCCCGGCGCGGGCCTCTGCACCGGCCAAGCGCGCCGTCAACGGCCGCGCCAATGACGCCGGCTGGGAGGAGTTCTGA
- a CDS encoding DUF1989 domain-containing protein: protein MSLLLTTIPAGHGKALRLKAGQTVRLINTHGTQVVDCWAWNGHDLDEHMSMEASRVWSQRLNPIIGDSFVSTYRNPILTLVEDTSPGIHDTFMAACDCHRYHRLGVQGYHRNCLDNMFEGLAEIGLTAPRPILASFNIFMNIAVQADGRSLKTAPTPGRAGDYMSLRADMDCVVAFSACPQDIVPIQGGAANIPRDAHYGVIEDSFPAVPPSQPWVP from the coding sequence ATGTCCCTGCTGCTGACGACCATTCCCGCCGGCCATGGCAAGGCGCTCCGGCTCAAGGCCGGCCAGACCGTGCGATTGATCAACACCCATGGCACCCAGGTCGTCGATTGCTGGGCCTGGAACGGCCATGATCTCGACGAGCACATGTCGATGGAGGCGAGCCGCGTCTGGAGCCAGCGGCTCAACCCGATCATCGGCGACAGCTTCGTCAGCACTTACCGCAACCCGATCCTGACGCTGGTCGAGGACACCTCGCCCGGTATCCACGACACCTTCATGGCGGCCTGCGACTGCCATCGCTACCACCGCCTCGGCGTCCAAGGCTATCACCGCAACTGCCTGGACAATATGTTCGAAGGCCTCGCGGAGATCGGCCTGACGGCGCCGCGGCCGATCCTGGCCTCGTTCAATATCTTCATGAACATCGCCGTGCAGGCTGATGGGCGCAGCCTCAAGACCGCGCCGACACCGGGCCGGGCGGGCGATTACATGAGCCTGCGCGCCGATATGGACTGCGTGGTCGCCTTCTCCGCCTGTCCGCAGGATATCGTGCCGATCCAGGGCGGAGCGGCCAATATCCCGCGCGATGCGCATTACGGCGTGATCGAGGACAGCTTCCCTGCCGTCCCGCCCTCGCAGCCCTGGGTTCCTTGA